A genomic window from Geovibrio ferrireducens includes:
- a CDS encoding NAD(P)H-quinone oxidoreductase → MKAVLMSGFGGVDVLKVGEAEKPLPKENEVLIKVAATSINRPDLVQREGKYPPPPGDSEILGLEVAGVIEELGSKVTGWKKGDRVMTLVGGGGYAEYAVAYAEHLMPVPANMSFEQAACVCESYITAFLNVFMIGGFQDGETAIFHGGGGGVNTAAIQLSNALTPKSKYIVTVAPDKEAKVKELGAAMTVNFREVSDFSEMVKEFTNKKGVNLILDHVGAKYLSPNMNSLAYAGRLVIIGVTSGIKAELNLALMMVKRQQIIGSVLRSRPVSEKGEIVREFTGRALPKFADGSIVPIIYKVFPIEEVAEAHRTMEEDKHFGKIVLKIADL, encoded by the coding sequence ATGAAAGCCGTATTAATGAGCGGATTCGGAGGAGTTGACGTTCTTAAGGTGGGAGAGGCGGAAAAGCCGTTACCGAAAGAGAACGAAGTATTGATAAAAGTTGCTGCCACTTCCATAAACAGACCTGACCTTGTGCAGAGAGAAGGCAAATACCCGCCCCCTCCCGGAGATTCTGAAATTCTCGGACTTGAGGTTGCAGGTGTAATCGAAGAACTCGGCTCAAAAGTTACAGGCTGGAAGAAGGGCGACAGGGTGATGACCCTTGTGGGCGGCGGCGGTTACGCTGAATATGCTGTGGCCTATGCAGAGCACCTTATGCCTGTCCCTGCGAACATGAGCTTTGAACAGGCCGCATGCGTGTGCGAGTCATATATTACCGCATTTCTGAATGTATTTATGATCGGCGGGTTTCAGGATGGGGAAACGGCGATCTTCCACGGCGGCGGCGGCGGTGTCAACACTGCGGCCATACAGCTTTCAAATGCACTCACTCCCAAATCAAAATATATAGTGACAGTTGCGCCTGATAAGGAAGCGAAGGTTAAGGAACTCGGCGCGGCAATGACAGTGAACTTCCGTGAAGTGTCAGACTTTTCCGAGATGGTGAAGGAATTTACCAACAAGAAGGGCGTTAACCTTATTCTTGACCATGTCGGCGCAAAATATCTTTCTCCCAACATGAACTCACTGGCTTACGCAGGCAGACTTGTGATAATCGGCGTCACAAGCGGAATCAAGGCTGAACTTAACCTTGCCCTGATGATGGTTAAGCGCCAGCAGATTATCGGCTCTGTCCTCCGTTCCAGACCAGTTTCCGAAAAAGGGGAGATAGTCAGAGAGTTCACCGGAAGAGCTCTTCCCAAATTCGCTGACGGAAGCATTGTGCCCATAATCTACAAGGTTTTCCCCATAGAAGAAGTCGCCGAAGCCCACAGAACTATGGAAGAGGACAAACATTTCGGCAAGATAGTGTTAAAAATAGCGGATCTGTAG